A segment of the Pseudomonas versuta genome:
TGCCAGCTTTTGCCATGAGCTGGAGAAAAAACATCAGGCGGGCATTGCCGTCAGCCTGGAGTTGCAGGAAGGCCGCATCCTGGTGCAGCACGCCATTGAACGCAGCCAGGGCGAACTGCATGAACAGCTGCAGGCATTGCTCGGGCAATTGTCAGGACTGCTGGAGACTGAGCAGGTGGCGCTGTTTATGCACGAACATAGTGCGCAGTTGATGGCCGAGGCACAAAACCACGCTTATTTGAGCCTTAGCCCCGAGTACCCGGTAGAGGTTGAGCGTCAGCTGGCGCAGTTTGCCAGCTGGTACGAGCTGTTCCCGCGTTCGGTCACCGATGACCCGGCTCGCCACGGCACCTTCAATGATGTGCACCAGCGCTTGCCGATGATTCACGACATGGGCTTTGACGTTCTGTACTTCCCGCCGATCCACCCCATTGGCCGCCGTCATCGCAAAGGCCCCAACAATTCATTGCAGGCCGGGCCGGATGATCCGGGCAGCCCTTATGCGATTGGCAGCGAGGAGGGGGGGCATGACGCCATCCACCCGCAGCTGGGCACCCGTGATGACTTCCGGCGCCTGGTCGCTGCTGCCGCGGACCATGGTCTGGAAATCGCTCTGGATTTTGCCATTCAGTGCTCCCAGGACCACCCTTGGCTCAAACAGCATCCCGGCTGGTTCAACTGGCGCCCCGATGGCACCATTCGTTACGCCGAAAACCCGCCGAAAAAGTATCAGGACATCGTCAATGTCGATTTTTATGCCCCGGATGCGATTCCCGGTCTGTGGCTGGAGTTGCGTGACATCGTGCTGGGTTGGGTCGATGAGGGGGTCAAGATCTTCCGCGTCGACAACCCGCACACCAAACCCCTGCCGTTCTGGCAGTGGTTGATCGCAGAGGTGCGCGCCCTGCATCCGCAGGTGATGTTCCTCGCCGAGGCATTCACCACCCCGGCCATGATGGCGCGCCTGGGCAAGGTCGGTTACACCCAGAGCTATACCTATTTCACGTGGCGCAACACCAAAGCCGAGCTGGCAGCGTATTTCACAGAGCTGAATGAAAGCCCGTTGCGTGAGTGCTTTCGCCCTAACTTCTTCGTCAATACCCCGGATATCAACCCCGGCTTCTTGCATGACTCGGGGCGCCCCGGCTTTTTGATCAGGGCGGCGCTGGCAACCATGGGCTCGGGCTTGTGGGGCATGTACAGCGGCTTTGAACTTTGTGAGTCGGCGGCGGTGGCGGGGAAAGAGGAGTACCTGGATTCGGAGAAGTACCAGATTCGCCCCCGTGATTTCAGCGCGCCGGGCAATATCGTGGCCGAGATTGCCCAGCTCAATCGCATCCGGCGTCAGAACCCGGCCCTGCATAGCCACCTGGGCTTCACGCTGTACAACGCCTGGAATGACAACATCCTGTATTTCGGCAAACGCAGCGCCGACGGCAGCAATTTTGTACTGGTGGCGATCAGTCTCGACCCGCATAACGCCCAAGAGGCTCATTTCGAGCTGCCCTTGTGGGAAATGGGCCTGGCTGATGATGCCTGGACCTCGGGGGAAGACCTGATGAACGGCCACCGCTGGACCTGGTATGGCAAAACCCAATGGATGCGCATCGAGCCCTGGCAACAGCCGTTCGGCATCTGGCGCATCAAACCCCTTTAAGCACCTATTGCCAGGGGGCTTTGTCGGCTCCGGGCAACCAGCAGGTATTTTCCTTATGGCAAAGAAACCCGCTTCGGCCAGCTTTATCAAAGACCCGCTCTGGTACAAGGACGCGGTGATCTATCAAGTGCACATCAAATCGTTTTTCGACTCCAATAACGATGGAATCGGCGACTTTCCCGGCCTGATCAGCAAGCTGGATTACATCGCGGAGCTTGGGGTCAATACCCTGTGGCTATTGCCGTTTTATCCCTCGCCCCGTCGTGATGATGGCTATGACATCGCCGATTATCGTGGCGTGCATCCGGACTACGGCACCCTGGCCGACGTCAAACGGTTTATCGCCGAGGCCCACAAGCGCGGTCTGCGGGTCATCACTGAACTGGTGATCAACCACACTTCGGATCAACACCCGTGGTTCCAAAAGGCCCGCCGCGCCAAGCCCGGCTCCAAGGCGCGGGATTACTACGTGTGGTCGGATACCGATGAAAAGTATGACGGCACCCGGATCATTTTTCTCGACACCGAAACCTCGAACTGGACCTGGGACCCGGTCGCCGGGCAGTACTTCTGGCACCGCTTTTATTCCCACCAGCCGGACCTGAATTTCGATAACCCGCAGGTGATGAAAGAAGTGCTGGCCGTGATGCGCTACTGGCTGGACATGGGCATTGACGGCCTGCGCCTGGATGCCATCCCGTATTTGATCGAGCGCGACGGCACCAACAACGAGAACCTTCCCGAAACCCATCAGATCCTCAAGCAGATCCGCGCTGAAATCGATGCCCATTACCCCGACCGCATGCTGCTGGCAGAGGCCAATCAATGGCCGGAAGACACCCAGCAGTATTTTGGCGACAGTGATGGCATCAATGGCGACGAATGCCATATGGCCTTTCACTTTCCGCTGATGCCGCGCATGTACATGGCGCTGGCCCAGGAAGACCGCTTTCCGATCACCGACATTCTGCGCCAGACCCCGGAAATCCCGGCCAATTGCCAATGGGCGATTTTCCTGCGCAACCATGATGAGCTGACCCTGGAAATGGTCACTGACAAGGAGCGCGATTACCTGTGGAACTACTATGCCGCCGATAAGCGGGCGCGGATCAACCTGGGGATTCGTCGGCGCCTGGCGCCGTTGATGGAGCGTGACCGCCGGCGAATCGAGCTGCTCAACAGCCTGTTGCTGTCGATGCCCGGTACCCCGACCCTGTATTACGGCGATGAAATCGGCATGGGGGACAATATTTACCTCGGCGACCGGGACGGGGTGCGCACGCCGATGCAGTGGTCGATTGACCGTAATGGCGGGTTTTCGCGGGCCAACCCGGCGAGCCTGGTATTGCCGCCGATCATGGACCCGCTGTATGGCTATCAGTCGGTGAACGTTGAAGCGCAAGCCGGCGATCCGCACTCATTGCTCAATTGGACCCGGCGTCTGCTCGCGGTGCGTCAGCAGCAAAAAGCCTTTGGCCGCGGCAGCCTGAAAATGCTGTCGCCGAGCAATCGGCGGATTCTGGCGTACATCCGCGAATACACCGATGGCGACGGCAGGAATGAAACCATCCTGTGTGTGGCGAACGTGTCACGCAGTGCCCAGGCGGCAGAGCTGGAACTGTCGGAGTTTGCCGGGCGGGTACCGGTCGAGATGCTGGGCGGCAACGCCTTTCCGCCCATTGGCCAGCTGGATTTCATGCTGACCCTGGCGCCGTACGGTTTTTACTGGTTTTTGCTGGCCAGCGAGAATCAGATGCCGAGCTGGCACGCAGAACCGGCGCAAAGCCTGCCTGAACTGCTGACCCTGGTGCTCAAGCAACGCCTTGAAGAGTTACTCGATGCCCCGGCACGCACCACTCTGGAAAACGTGATCTTGCCCGCCTGGTTGCCCAAGCGGCGCTGGTTCGGGCAAAAGGATGCACCGATCGAGCAGATCAGCATCCTCCACGGCACGCGTTTCGGTGATGCCCGAGACCCCATGTTGCTGACCGAGGTGCAAGTCACCAGCGGTGGCGAACAGCACAGTTATCAAGTGCCCCTTGGGGTATTGGGCGAGGATCAGGCCGGCAGCGCACTGGCTCAGCAGTCGGTGCTGTCGCGACTGCGGCGTGGCCCTCAGGTCGGTTTCATGACCGATGCTTTCGGTCTTGAAGCCTTTGTGCGTGCCGTACTGGCGGGCATGCAAAACGGCCAGACAATCAGCAGCAGCGCGGGGGATATCAGCTTCACGGCGACCCCTCAGCTGGCGGCCCTGGGGCTGGACGAACAGAGTGAGGTGCGTTACCTCACGGCCGAGCAATCCAACAGCTCGGTGGTGATCGGCGGCGCCATGGTGCTCAAACTGATCCGCAAAATCAGCAGTGGTCAGCATCCGGAGCTGGAACTGGGCGCCTATCTGACCGAAGCCGGATTTCAGCATATTTCTCCGTTGCTCGGCGCGGTGGTGCGCCATGAAACCGGGGGTGAAGAGACCTTGCTGATGATTGCCCAGGGCTATCTGAGCAATCAGGGCGATGCCTGGACCTGGACCCAAAACAACCTGGAGCGGGCCATTCGTGACGAAATGGCCGACGCCATGTCCGAGCACGAACAGCATTACAACGCCCTGGGTGAGCTGGCAGATTTCGCCGGTCTGCTCGGCCAGCGTCTGGGCGAGATGCATGTGGTGCTGGCGCAAGCGAGCAACAACCCGGACTTTGCCCCTCAGACCACATCCGAGGCGGACACCCGGCAGTGGGCAAGTCATATCAATGGGCAACTCAAGCACGCCTTGACACTGCTCAAGCAGCATCTGCCGGCGCTTGCTGAGCGCGAACAGAAACAGGTCAAGAATCTGATCGCCCAACACAGTGCGATTAGCGCCCATGTGCAGCAACTGGCCAAAAAAACCCTGGGAGGATTGAAGATCAGGGTGCATGGTGACTTGCATCTGGGGCAGGTGCTGGTGGTCAAGGGCGATGCTTACTTCATCGACTTTGAAGGTGAGCCGGCGCGCTCGCTGTCAGCCCGGCGCAGCAAGCACAGCCCCTATAAAGACTTGAGCGGTGTGTTGCGCTCTTTCGATTACGCCGCGGCCATGGCGGTCAGCAACGTGCAACAGTCGGACCATTCGGATCAGGCCGCCGATGCCCGGCAACGGGTGGTTGAACGCTATATACAAGAGGCTCGCAGGGCGTTGGTCGATGCATATCGGCTGGCAACAGCTAGCCTTGAACATAACTGGAAAACGGCCACAGGCGAGGATGCTGCGCTGGCGTTGTTCAGTCTGGAAAAGGCGGCTTATGAAGTTATCTATGAAGCAGCAAATCGGCCTGCCTGGTTGCGTGTTCCCTTGCAGGGCTTAAGCGATTTGCTCACCCACTTGCCAAGCACGGCCAAGCCTTTACCGGATGGAGAGAAGTGATGAGTTCAAGCAAGGTTCCAGGCCCGGAGAAAACTGCTCTGTTGCCCCCGCGTGAAGATATCGAGGCGCTGATTAATGCCCGGCACCGGGACCCGTTTGCGGTGCTGGGCCCGCATCCGGATGGAGCAGGCGGGCAGGTGATACGGGCGTTTTTGCCCGGCGCCCTGAGCGTCAAGGTAGTGGCCCGCGACTCGGATGACGTCATCGGCACTCTGGACAGCACCGAAGTCCCGGGCCTGTTTGCGGCCCGTTTTGCCGATGCCTGCGGCTATCGGTTGCGCATCAACTGGGCCGGCGGCGAGCAGACCAGCGAAGATCCTTACAGTTTTGGTCCTTTGCTGGGGGAAATGGACCTGTATCTGTTTGCAGAGGGTAATCATCGCGACTTGAGCAGCTGTTTCGGTGCCCAGCTCATGAGCGTCGATGGCGTACCCGGCGTGCGTTTTGCGGTGTGGGCCCCCAATGCCCGGCGGGTTTCGGTGGTAGGAGATTTCAATGTCTGGGATGGCCGCAGGCACCCCATGCGTCTGCGCCATCCAAGCGGGGTCTGGGAGTTGTTTATCCCGCGTCTTGAGGCAGGTGAAGCCTACAAGTACGAAATACTCGGGGCCAATGGCATCTTGCCGCTCAAGGCCGATCCGGTGGCGCTGGCAACCCAGTTGCCGCCCGATACGGCTTCCAGAGTGGCCTCGCCGCTGCAGGTGGAGTGGCAGGACTCGGCCTGGATGCAGGGCCGCTCAGAACATCACAAGCCCGATGCGCCGTTGTCGATCTACGAATTGCATGCCGGTTCATGGCAGTGCGAAGTGGACGATGCAGGGGAGGTCGCTCGCCAGTACAACTGGCACGAACTGGCAGTACGCTTGATTCCTTACGTGCAGCAACTGGGTTTTACCCATATCGAACTGATGCCGATCATGGAGCACCCGTTTGGCGGCTCGTGGGGTTATCAACCGTTATCCCAGTTTGCGCCGAGCGCGCGCTACGGTTCGCCGGATGATTTCGCAGCCTTCGTCAATGCCTGCCATGTGGCCGGGATCGGGGTGATTCTGGACTGGGTGCCCGCGCATTTTCCGAACGATGCCCACGGCCTGGCGCAATTTGACGGCACGGCGCTGTATGAATATGCCAACCCGCTGGAAGGTTATCACCAGGACTGGAACACGCTGATTTACAACCTGGGCCGCACTGAAGTACACGGCTTCATGCTGGCCTCGGCGTTGCACTGGCTCAAGCATTTTCATATCGACGGCCTGCGGGTGGATGCGGTGGCCTCGATGTTGTACCGCGATTACTCGCGCAAAGCGGGCGAGTGGGTGCCCAACATTCATGGGGGCCGTGAAAACCTTGAAGCCATTGAGTTCTTGCGCCATCTCAATGATGTGGTGGCCCTGGAAGCTCCCGGCGCGCTGATGATTGCCGAAGAGTCAACGGCGTGGCCCGGTGTCAGCCAGAGTACCGGGCAGGGCGGTCTGGGGTTTTCCTACAAGTGGAACATGGGCTGGATGCATGATTCGTTGCATTACATCCAGCAAGACCCGTTGTACCGCGCCCATCATCACAACGAGTTGAGCTTTGGTCTGGTGTACGCCTGGAGCGAGCGTTTTATCTTGCCGATTTCCCACGATGAAGTGGTGCACGGCAAACATTCGCTGATCGACAAGATGCCGGGTGATCGCTGGCAAAAGTTCGCCAACCTGCGGGCCTATCTGAGTTTTATGTGGGCGCATCCGGGCAAGAAGTTGTTGTTCATGGGCTGTGAATTCGGGCAATGGCGTGAGTGGAATCACGATCAGCAACTGGACTGGTACCTGTTGCAATACCCGGAGCACCAGGGGGTACAGAAGCTGGTGGGCGATTTGAACCGCCTGTACCGCGAAGAACCGGCGCTGCATGATCAAGATGATGTGGCGCAAGGCTTTCAATGGTTGATCGGGGACGATGCGAGCAACAGTGTCTATGCCTGGTTGCGCTGGAGCAAGGCGGGTAAACCACTGTTGGTGGTAGCGAACTTTACCCCTGTGCCCCATCCCGGTTATCGCATCGGGGTGCCGTTTGCCGGCAACTGGCAAGAAGTACTCAACAGTGATGCCGGGACCTATGCGGGTTCCAACTATGGCAATGGTGGTGGGGTCATGACTCAGGATGTGCCAAGTCATGGCCAAGGGGTTTCGGTGGCGTTGAATCTGCCGCCGTTAGGGGTTTTGTTTTTGCAGCCGACGTAAGCCCGACCCTGCAGGAGCGAGCTTGCTCGCGAGCTGTTCCAGGTAAAAAGCTCGCGAGCAAGCTCGCTCCTACAACAATGCGATAAGCATTTTACCCCTGAGCCCCCGCATGGCATTTATGCGGGGGCTCTGTTCACTGGGGCCCTCTAACGTGTCTCGATACCCGCCTGCAATTCCTGGCGGTCACTGTGCCCGCCAACCCGCAACGGGCCCAGGTTGAAGACTTGATCCTTGCGTGTTGCATCGTCCTTTTTGTCGGAAAGTTCGTTTTGGGAGTCCACAATCAGATTGACTGGCGATTTCGAAAGGTTCAGGCCCACATCGGCGCGATAGTCGCTGCCGGCCAGAGCCGTTGCAGTGACGGCTGAACCACCCAGATCAACTTTCCCCCCGGTGGCACTGATGCGTGCCCCCGTCAGCTGAGTACCGCCCTGAACCTGCAAATTGACACCCTCGATGCTGCTGATACCCGAAGCTTGAGAAGCGTTGTCTTTGACGATATGGCTGACATCCAGATTCAGGGTCGGGGTGTAGACGGTGTTACCGCTCTTGTCGCCGAACAATAGGCTTTGTGCAGCATTGGCCACGGCCGGGCCAGGGCTGAGCTTGCCGCCGCCAGCATAGTTGTTGACGGTGTTTTCTATTTTTTCGCGGTTGTTCTCGAATGCACCTTCTGCCTTGGCTTGCACCTTGTCCTTGAGCGGGCCAGTGGCCTCGGCCACTTTGTTGACCGCGCCAGGCTGGTTTTTCTCGGCATCCAGCCTGGTATCGACGGTGACTTGGGTGCTGTTGACCTGATCCTTGCGGCTCTCGACCACCAGGTCCCCGCCAATCTTGCCCTGCACCTTGCCTGCTTCGATCCTTGCCCCGGCCAGCCGGGTATCGCCAGCACTGGTGATCACCACGTTGTCGGCCTTGATCAGGCTGTGGTGCTGAGTGGTGCCTTGCTGGTGATCAACGCTGACCCTGGCCCGGGCATTGATGCCGTGATTGGACGTGTCCTGTTCGCTGGCGCTGGCTAGGGTGGTTTTGCCGCCTGTCCCCCCTGCGCCGAGCGTCAGGCCCCAGCTGTTGTGAGCCTGGGTTGATTGCGCGGACTCTTGCAGGATGCCGCCTTTTCCTGCATCCAGACTGACGCTGCCAGCCGCGACTTGAGTGCCTTGCAGATGTATGGCGTCGCCAGTGCCGGCGCCACTGGCGAGGGTGACCCTGGCGTTGCTGTGCAACTGCCCGACGCTGACGCTGCGGTCATTTTCCGCGACTTTGCCGATATTGACGTTGGCGCTCAGGCTGCCGGTCTTGCTGCTGCTTTCGGCGCTGCCGGCCTTGGTGGCACCGGCGCTCACGCCGCCGCCCAGGTTGTTGCCATCGCTGATGTGGCTCCCGGTCGCGGCTTGCAGGTCCAGCTTGCCACCGGCGTTGAGGCTGATATCGCCGGTTTTTTCGCTGCTGCTGCCAATCCGCGTGCCTTGCAGGGTCAGGTCGGCGCCGCTGGCGAGCCGGACAGTGCCCTTACCCTCAATGGTCGCAACGCGGGCCTGACTGTCCTCGGTAGCCAGCCGTTTGTGGTCCAGCTGCGCGCTGGCACCGAGGTTGGCGCCAGTGCCGTTGGTGCCCGGTGTTGTGCCCAGGGTCAATGACGCGTTGCCGCGCAGGGATGTGTCGGTTTTACTCCGGGTATCGTTGCTCTGATTGAGCGCCAGCTTGCCGCCTGCCTTGAGGTCGACCCCGGCCTGGTTGCCCTGGAACTGGCTACCCTGGTGGCTGGCATCACCCTTGACCTCGATGGTGACGCCCTGTGCACCGTTATAGCCGGCAACCACGGCCGTACGTGTCGATTCCCGCACATCGCTGCTGCCGCCTGCGCCGCTGCCACGCAGGTTCAGGTCCTGGCTGGTGTTGGTGTAGACCCGTAGCCCCGCCTTGGCGTCCAGTCCTTGCTCGCTGCGACTGTGGTCATTGGCCGCGGCCGTGGCATTGTGGCTACCGGCATTGATCTTCAAACCGCCATCAGTGGCACGATATTGAGTGCCCTCATCCTTGAGCGTGCCTGCCACATTGACTTGCACCGTGCTGCCCCTCAATTGACTGACCACCGCCGTGTTGTCCGTTTGAGTGCGGTTTTGTCGGGCATGGTTTGCTTCAACATCAACCCCAGATTGGGCTGCTCGAGTGCATCCACCAGCATTGGCTGATGAAACTTGGTCTGGGGGGTGTCCTTGAGAGCTTTTTCGACGGGCCGGGAAATGCCCTTGTATTCGATACTGGCGCCGGCATCGGCGCTCCAGCTGTTCTTCTTGAGGGTGGAGGTTTCGCTGTTATGCGCTGCCTGGTTATCGACCCGGGCGGCGTTGACCTCTAACTGGGCATCGGCTTCGACCCGGGAGCCCTGGGTGGTGAGGGTGCCGGTATTGATGGTCAGGTTGCCGGCCGCCGCCAGGTTGCTGCTTTGCACGGTAGTTTTGTTGCTGGTGTCGTGCGTGCTCTGATGGCTGATCTCTGCACCACTGCCGGCCTTGTCGAGGCCGCCGGTGTAGTAGACGCCGCCTGCGGTCGTGGTCTGTCCGGCTGCAGTACGATGAGTGTCTTGTGTCGCCAGCAGGTTGATGTTTTTGCCATTCAAGGTTGCATCGCCCCGTGTGGCCTTGAGTTCGGAACCCTTGACGTTCAAGTCAGCGCCTGCCGCAACGGTCAGGGTGCCGCCGCTAAGACTGGAGGCTTGCTGTCGCGTAGTGTCGGTGCTGGCGGTGTTCTTCCGGTCTTCATACCGCACCCCAGCACGATACTGACGGCTGCCGTCGGCAGTTTCCCCGGCATGGCCATCAATTTCGCGAGTGTGGTTGCTGTTGGCGTCTTGCGAGGTGTTTTGTGCTGAAGCGATGTTGATATCGCCCTTGGCGTCAACCTTCAGCCCACTTGCGGCAGATACCCGTGAACCGCTGACTTCGATATCTTTGGCGCTTTGTAGTACCAGATTGCTGTCCGAGCGCAGATCGCTGGCGACGATGTTGCTGTCCTTGAGGTTCTTGCGGTTTTCATGGCTGGAGAAACCGAAGAACTTGCTGTCCTTGTTGTAGCGATTATCGTGGGTGGTGTCGCGCACGCCGTCGATCACCAGCGAACCTTTGTCGCTGATAACGCTGGCCTGCGTACCCCCACGGGCCTGGCTGCCACTGATATGCACTTGATCGGCCCTGACGATCAGCTTGCCGCCCGCGTTGACCTTGCTGCCGGTATTCAAGGTCTTGCCCTTGTCTCCGTCGCCCTTGGTGCCAAAGAAACTGCCACCCACGAGGTCGCCGGCATAGGTGTTGTCGCGACTGCTCTCGGTGCGACTGGCGCTGGTAATTTCCACTTGCCGCGCGGTCAGTTGAATATCCCCCGCAGTTTTCAGCTCGGCCCCTTGCAGTTGCAGTGTTTTCTGGCTGCTCAGTTCAAGGTTTTTACCGGCCTTGAGGAGACTGGTGACACTGCTTTGCTCGCTGCTGGACTTGTCCCAATTGGCGTTCCACAAGTGCTTGCGGTGTTTGCCCTTATCATGCCGTTCATGGGTCTGGGTGGCGGCGCTCAGGTGCAAG
Coding sequences within it:
- the glgB gene encoding 1,4-alpha-glucan branching protein GlgB; this encodes MSSSKVPGPEKTALLPPREDIEALINARHRDPFAVLGPHPDGAGGQVIRAFLPGALSVKVVARDSDDVIGTLDSTEVPGLFAARFADACGYRLRINWAGGEQTSEDPYSFGPLLGEMDLYLFAEGNHRDLSSCFGAQLMSVDGVPGVRFAVWAPNARRVSVVGDFNVWDGRRHPMRLRHPSGVWELFIPRLEAGEAYKYEILGANGILPLKADPVALATQLPPDTASRVASPLQVEWQDSAWMQGRSEHHKPDAPLSIYELHAGSWQCEVDDAGEVARQYNWHELAVRLIPYVQQLGFTHIELMPIMEHPFGGSWGYQPLSQFAPSARYGSPDDFAAFVNACHVAGIGVILDWVPAHFPNDAHGLAQFDGTALYEYANPLEGYHQDWNTLIYNLGRTEVHGFMLASALHWLKHFHIDGLRVDAVASMLYRDYSRKAGEWVPNIHGGRENLEAIEFLRHLNDVVALEAPGALMIAEESTAWPGVSQSTGQGGLGFSYKWNMGWMHDSLHYIQQDPLYRAHHHNELSFGLVYAWSERFILPISHDEVVHGKHSLIDKMPGDRWQKFANLRAYLSFMWAHPGKKLLFMGCEFGQWREWNHDQQLDWYLLQYPEHQGVQKLVGDLNRLYREEPALHDQDDVAQGFQWLIGDDASNSVYAWLRWSKAGKPLLVVANFTPVPHPGYRIGVPFAGNWQEVLNSDAGTYAGSNYGNGGGVMTQDVPSHGQGVSVALNLPPLGVLFLQPT
- the treS gene encoding maltose alpha-D-glucosyltransferase: MAKKPASASFIKDPLWYKDAVIYQVHIKSFFDSNNDGIGDFPGLISKLDYIAELGVNTLWLLPFYPSPRRDDGYDIADYRGVHPDYGTLADVKRFIAEAHKRGLRVITELVINHTSDQHPWFQKARRAKPGSKARDYYVWSDTDEKYDGTRIIFLDTETSNWTWDPVAGQYFWHRFYSHQPDLNFDNPQVMKEVLAVMRYWLDMGIDGLRLDAIPYLIERDGTNNENLPETHQILKQIRAEIDAHYPDRMLLAEANQWPEDTQQYFGDSDGINGDECHMAFHFPLMPRMYMALAQEDRFPITDILRQTPEIPANCQWAIFLRNHDELTLEMVTDKERDYLWNYYAADKRARINLGIRRRLAPLMERDRRRIELLNSLLLSMPGTPTLYYGDEIGMGDNIYLGDRDGVRTPMQWSIDRNGGFSRANPASLVLPPIMDPLYGYQSVNVEAQAGDPHSLLNWTRRLLAVRQQQKAFGRGSLKMLSPSNRRILAYIREYTDGDGRNETILCVANVSRSAQAAELELSEFAGRVPVEMLGGNAFPPIGQLDFMLTLAPYGFYWFLLASENQMPSWHAEPAQSLPELLTLVLKQRLEELLDAPARTTLENVILPAWLPKRRWFGQKDAPIEQISILHGTRFGDARDPMLLTEVQVTSGGEQHSYQVPLGVLGEDQAGSALAQQSVLSRLRRGPQVGFMTDAFGLEAFVRAVLAGMQNGQTISSSAGDISFTATPQLAALGLDEQSEVRYLTAEQSNSSVVIGGAMVLKLIRKISSGQHPELELGAYLTEAGFQHISPLLGAVVRHETGGEETLLMIAQGYLSNQGDAWTWTQNNLERAIRDEMADAMSEHEQHYNALGELADFAGLLGQRLGEMHVVLAQASNNPDFAPQTTSEADTRQWASHINGQLKHALTLLKQHLPALAEREQKQVKNLIAQHSAISAHVQQLAKKTLGGLKIRVHGDLHLGQVLVVKGDAYFIDFEGEPARSLSARRSKHSPYKDLSGVLRSFDYAAAMAVSNVQQSDHSDQAADARQRVVERYIQEARRALVDAYRLATASLEHNWKTATGEDAALALFSLEKAAYEVIYEAANRPAWLRVPLQGLSDLLTHLPSTAKPLPDGEK
- a CDS encoding alpha-1,4-glucan--maltose-1-phosphate maltosyltransferase; the protein is MTADFPQDPDSTANLPLSQALLLPRIAIESTSPVLENGEFAVKATAGQQVDVRSKVFVDGHDRLAVVLHWRRASSGDWSATPMQFLGNDSWSAQFPVPEVGRYVFCIEAWIDRYASFCHELEKKHQAGIAVSLELQEGRILVQHAIERSQGELHEQLQALLGQLSGLLETEQVALFMHEHSAQLMAEAQNHAYLSLSPEYPVEVERQLAQFASWYELFPRSVTDDPARHGTFNDVHQRLPMIHDMGFDVLYFPPIHPIGRRHRKGPNNSLQAGPDDPGSPYAIGSEEGGHDAIHPQLGTRDDFRRLVAAAADHGLEIALDFAIQCSQDHPWLKQHPGWFNWRPDGTIRYAENPPKKYQDIVNVDFYAPDAIPGLWLELRDIVLGWVDEGVKIFRVDNPHTKPLPFWQWLIAEVRALHPQVMFLAEAFTTPAMMARLGKVGYTQSYTYFTWRNTKAELAAYFTELNESPLRECFRPNFFVNTPDINPGFLHDSGRPGFLIRAALATMGSGLWGMYSGFELCESAAVAGKEEYLDSEKYQIRPRDFSAPGNIVAEIAQLNRIRRQNPALHSHLGFTLYNAWNDNILYFGKRSADGSNFVLVAISLDPHNAQEAHFELPLWEMGLADDAWTSGEDLMNGHRWTWYGKTQWMRIEPWQQPFGIWRIKPL